From Salvelinus namaycush isolate Seneca chromosome 2, SaNama_1.0, whole genome shotgun sequence, one genomic window encodes:
- the LOC120063861 gene encoding nucleolar protein 56-like, whose product MVLLHALFEHAAGYALFVVKEVEEIGMLLPQVEDCVLNIGKFNGMVSLAAFFPFKSAQAALDNINAISEGVVHADLKLFLETNLPIGGKKKAMLGVGDAKIGGALQEELGLAIQTGGVVAEILRGVRLHFHSLVKGLTAQAASKAQLGLGHSYSRAKVKFNVNRSDNMIIQSIALLDQLDKDINTFSMRVREWYGYHFPELIKIVTDNSTYCKMAQLIGNRKELSEESLESMEEVVMDSAKAQSILEASRSSMGMDISPIDLINIERFSNRVVSLAAYRLELQEYLHSKMGQVAPNLAALIGDVVGARLISHAGSLTNLAKYPASTVQILGAEKALFRALKTRGNTPKYGLIFHSTFIGRAAAKNKGRISRYLANKCTIASRIDAFSDVPTCVFGDKLRDQVEERLSFYETGEAPRKNLDVMKEAVIQAGEVAAEIKIKLAKKEKKRRKREKKLAALSTGDGEEEVGDANGEAEATENGEEKKKKKKQAVVQMEEEAPAAENGDTPAKKKKKRKSEAMEVEPVAEEAPETPQSEKKKKRKKKD is encoded by the exons ATG GTGTTGTTGCATGCGCTGTTCGAACATGCAGCAGGTTATGCGCTCTTCGTTGTTAAGGAGGTGGAAGAGATTGGTATGCTTTTGCCTCAG GTTGAAGACTGCGTTCTAAACATTGGGAAATTCAATGGCATGGTGAGCCTAGCTGCTTTCTTCCCGTTCAAGTCGGCCCAGGCTGCTCTAGATAATATTAATGCCATATCAGAAG GTGTGGTCCATGCAGACTTGAAGCTATTCCTAGAGACTAACCTGCCAATAGGGGGTAAGAAGAAGGCAATGCTGGGGGTAGGTGATGCCAAGATAGGAGGAGCTCTGCAAGAGGAGCTGGGCTTGGCCATCCAGACTGGAGGAGTGGTGGCAGAGATATTGAGAG GTGTGCGTCTTCACTTCCACTCCCTGGTGAAGGGGCTGACTGCCCAGGCTGCCTCCAAGGCCCAGCTAGGGCTGGGCCACAGTTACTCCAGGGCCAAGGTCAAGTTCAACGTCAACAGGTCCGACAACATGATCATCCAGTCCATTGCCCTTCTGGACCAGCTGGACAAGGACATCAACACCTTCTCTATGCGTGTGCG TGAGTGGTATGGCTACCATTTCCCGGAGCTGATCAAGATAGTGACGGACAACTCTACATACTGCAAGATGGCCCAGCTGATTGGCAACCGAAAGGAGCTGAGCGAGGAAAGTCTGGAGAGCATGGAAGAGGTGGTGATGGACAGTGCCAAGGCCCAGTCCATCCTGGAGGCCTCACGTAGCTCCATGG GCATGGACATCTCTCCCATTGACCTGATCAACATTGAGAGGTTCTCTAACCGCGTGGTCTCACTGGCTGCCTACAGGCTGGAGCTCCAGGAGTATCTCCACTCCAAGATGGGCCAGGTGGCCCCCAACTTGGCTGCACTCATAGGAGATGTG GTGGGAGCACGCCTGATCTCCCACGCCGGCAGCTTAACCAACCTGGCCAAGTACCCAGCTTCAACTGTGCAGATCCTGGGTGCTGAGAAGGCCCTGTTCAG ggctctgaagactcGTGGCAACACCCCCAAGTATGGCCTCATCTTCCACTCAACCTTCATTGGTCGTGCTGCTGCCAAGAACAAAGGGCGTATCTCCCGTTACCTGGCCAATAAGTGCACAATCGCCTCAAGAATCGATGCCTTTTCTG ATGTACCCACCTGTGTGTTTGGTGACAAATTGCGTGACCAGGTGGAGGAGCGCCTTTCGTTCTACGAGACGGGAGAGGCGCCTCGCAAGAACCTGGACGTCATGAAAGAGGCTGTGATACAG GCCGGAGAGGTGGCAGCTGAGATAAAGATCAAATTGGCGAAAAAGGAGAAGAAACGCAGGAAGCGGGAGAAGAAGCTGGCAGCCCTCTCCACTGGTGACGGCGAAGAGGAAGTGGGTGATGCCAATGGCGAGGCAGAG GCGACTGAGAACGGCgaggaaaagaagaagaaaaagaagcagGCAGTGGTTCAAATGGAGGAAGAGGCTCCAGCAGCAGAGAACGGAGATACACCGGccaagaagaaaaagaaaagaaagagtgAGGCAATGGAGGTGGAGCCAGTGGCTGAGGAGGCTCCAGAAACCCCCCAGTCGGAGAAGAAAAAGAAAAGGAAGAAAAAAGACTGA